The following are encoded in a window of Miltoncostaea marina genomic DNA:
- a CDS encoding DUF11 domain-containing protein — protein MTASIPRRRLMAASSPRRRLMAAAALVLVAVACLPAMAAAAQPGTVRLLGIDRYDAVTVTTPAGARVTTVPGRLTLRVSATGGGSLETGAFCADIHHPIGTGTDYAVSLRTAADDPALATPRALEAAWLAGRAEALIAAAPPAARALESGALQIAVWQLTGQARETSPTGDAALDARAAAIRALAAGRAPGGAVAITAATPRGCAGGTVALALTGVPGSSASLSATGGATVTPLRVRFDAQGRASASVASGAPGAVTVTARAEDAGTLVRAARASAAASTPQQTVFLAPVAAGAASVAVTFGDCPLAPFDGGGGQSGPAGRPGPDAPPSPSASAPREETSATTGDGPLRPSGAPAAPARPADRSARRPGAGRTPARALRVAKSAPRRVRAGAVLRYVVRVANRGRAALRAVEVADRLPAGMSLAAMPRGASLRAGRVVWTLPVLRPGATRVLRLAARIDRDAAGRLCNRVVAGAAGVPAATATACTSVRSVRRSTAAVTA, from the coding sequence ATGACCGCCTCCATCCCGCGCCGCCGCCTCATGGCCGCCTCCAGCCCGCGCCGCCGCCTCATGGCCGCCGCCGCCCTCGTGCTCGTCGCCGTCGCCTGCCTGCCGGCGATGGCCGCCGCCGCCCAGCCGGGCACCGTCCGCCTGCTCGGCATCGACCGCTACGACGCCGTGACCGTCACCACGCCGGCCGGCGCCCGCGTCACCACCGTCCCCGGCCGCCTGACCCTGCGCGTGAGCGCGACGGGCGGCGGCAGCCTCGAGACCGGGGCCTTCTGCGCGGACATCCACCACCCGATCGGCACCGGCACCGACTACGCCGTCTCGCTGCGCACCGCCGCCGACGACCCGGCGCTGGCGACGCCGCGCGCCCTCGAGGCCGCCTGGCTCGCCGGGCGGGCCGAGGCGCTGATCGCCGCCGCCCCGCCGGCCGCCCGGGCGCTCGAGTCCGGCGCCCTCCAGATCGCGGTCTGGCAGCTGACCGGCCAGGCCCGCGAGACGTCGCCCACGGGCGACGCCGCGCTCGACGCCCGCGCCGCGGCCATCCGCGCCCTGGCCGCCGGGCGGGCGCCCGGCGGGGCCGTCGCGATCACGGCCGCCACCCCGCGCGGCTGCGCCGGCGGCACGGTCGCCCTCGCCCTGACCGGCGTGCCGGGCAGCAGCGCGTCGCTCTCCGCGACGGGCGGCGCCACCGTGACCCCGCTCCGGGTGCGCTTCGACGCCCAGGGGCGCGCCTCGGCGAGCGTCGCCTCGGGCGCCCCCGGCGCGGTCACCGTCACCGCCCGCGCGGAGGACGCCGGCACGCTCGTGCGCGCCGCCCGGGCGAGCGCCGCCGCCTCCACGCCCCAGCAGACCGTCTTCCTCGCGCCGGTCGCGGCCGGCGCGGCCTCGGTGGCCGTGACCTTCGGCGACTGCCCGCTGGCGCCGTTCGACGGCGGCGGCGGGCAGTCGGGGCCGGCGGGGCGGCCCGGCCCGGACGCGCCCCCGTCGCCCTCCGCGTCCGCCCCCCGCGAGGAGACGAGCGCGACGACCGGCGACGGCCCGCTCCGCCCGTCCGGCGCCCCCGCCGCGCCGGCCCGGCCGGCAGACCGGTCCGCCCGGCGCCCGGGCGCCGGGCGGACGCCGGCCCGCGCGCTGCGCGTGGCCAAGTCGGCTCCGCGGCGCGTCCGCGCGGGCGCCGTCCTGCGCTACGTCGTCCGGGTGGCCAACCGCGGCCGGGCGGCGCTGCGCGCGGTCGAGGTGGCCGACCGGCTGCCCGCCGGCATGTCGCTGGCGGCGATGCCGCGGGGCGCGTCCCTGCGCGCCGGCCGCGTGGTCTGGACGCTGCCCGTCCTGCGGCCCGGCGCGACGCGCGTGCTGCGCCTGGCCGCGCGCATCGACCGCGACGCCGCCGGGCGGCTCTGCAACCGGGTCGTCGCCGGGGCCGCGGGCGTCCCGGCCGCCACGGCGACGGCGTGCACGTCCGTGCGGTCCGTCCGGCGCTCCACGGCGGCCGTCACGGCGTGA